The Primulina huaijiensis isolate GDHJ02 chromosome 18, ASM1229523v2, whole genome shotgun sequence DNA window ATGTATCCAGCCTGCATCAAGAGTAAAATAAGTGAGAAAGGTACTCGTGAAACTTAGTACTTACAGTTAAAAATGCCAAAACAATTGATAAGTTAAAATTATAACACACATATAACAGCACCATAAAGGTCAACAAATCGAAGTAAAATTGATCACATGAAATCCAGTAAATAGTCATACGAAGCGGTgccaaattattttgttcgatagtttGCGAGGCACCTACGAACTTTAGCATTTTATTAAGATATATAcgtgagttttaatattttattaataaaattaaatattcataaatattttttagtctTAATTTTCGAATAGTTCACGAATATGTTCAAATAATTCGAGCCAAACTCAAACTCTAGCCTTGATTCGAACCGAGttcgagaaaaaaatattaaagttttcaAACTTCGAATCGAACTAATCCACAAATATATCTAATTTGAGTCAAATTCAACCCTTAAAATTTCCTTCACATTCGACTCAATTCGTTTCACTTACAAGTACACCCCTAGTAAAGACAAAGTAAAAAGCATCACCTAATGTCTAGTTCAAATACCTTAAGAACAACTGCGACATGGCCCGCTGGCTTTGAGGCATCTGGTACTTGGAATACGGCACTATGTCTGTTTGGGTCGAATTCTTCATTTATTGGGTCGTACTTCTCTAGTCCAAACTTTTTAAATACCTGGAAATGGCCAAAATCCAAGCGTGTCAAGTTTAAATCTTGATCTAAATTTTGAATGCCAGTCAATATCACAGGCCGACCGTAGTTTATTGACTTCCCAAATAGCAAAAATTTTCCAAggataatgaaatttaaatggatGATCAATATTTACCCAGTACATCCACCAATCAATATCATGCAAAGCGAAATATCATGCAAAGCGATTTTCTACTAGACAGTGCTCACCAATGGTTCATGGTTCATAATTTCAGACCAACTACAAATCACCTTCAGCATCCAAGCCATCTTCCACCAATTCATTTTCTGACTCTAACAAGAATCATTCTAAACAGGTACAATAAAACTAATTTAACGAAGTACCACACACTGATGCTAATTTATAAACTCTTAACTAATGCATTTCGATGGCAAGTGGCAACAAATAGAATTTAGTCAAAGAATGAAGTAGAATATTTTTAGCCAACCAAAAGaaccccccaaaaaaaaaatacctctGTTAATTGTTTCTCAGTCATTTCAACACCATCGAGGAGTATCTTAAGTTGTTGAACAGCACCAGCTGTATCTGTGGATGCATCAATTTTCGTATAACTCTCTTTAGCAGCAGAAGAAGCCCTCCCCAAATTATCCGCCACATCCAACAGACTCTTAGCAAAATTCTGCAGAATAGGAGTATCACAAATAAGTTTCCAAGTGGTGCGGCGGAAGGGTTGttcaaaagaaacaagaaaaaaactcaactcaatTTAGAGAAAATATTATGAAATTGAAGTATAATGCTGAATGAATTGTTCCCACAAATAATAGACCTATATATAGGGTTCTAATCAATCCATCTAAAAGACCTTATATAGGGTGCTAATCCAACTAAAATAAGGAAACAATTAATATAGAGGAATCCTTATACCAAATATAAAAAATCCTAAAACCAAAAATAGGATAACATTAAAAtaggaaataaaaaatatggaaaCTCTTAAACTTGTGCTGCATCACAAAGAAACAATCGGGAACCACATGTGGGCCCTCCAACAATACgtctaaatttaaaatacaaatccaCTAGCCTGAATAGCAAATTTCTTTGCATTTTCTGCCTCACGTTTGGTACGATCCTTTACATTTTCCATCTCTGCAAAAGTCCTCAGAACCTTATCcttcattttctcaatttcttCCTGCTTTGTAACCAGAAGTTGTTCCTTCTCCACAAGGATTTTCATAAGATCATCTCTTGAAAGGTCATTCTCCAAATCTGAATCAGaataaaaaaatgcaatttGTTTAGTACCTTTTCTCCTTCTCTTCACATATCAAGGATGTCAGAACTAGATTAGGAGGAAGAACCTGATTCAGTTTTCTCAGCGGAAACTGATACATCTGAATGATCAGGAACATCACCTCTttctgtcttattttccacTTCGCTCCCAGATCGAGCAGTCTCCTCGTTTACTTGTGGTGATGAAGATGACGAAAATCCGAACCATTGGAAGGCGGATGAATTTAGAGCTGAATGATGTAGCAATGATATGCGACCGCGTCCCACCTACAACGGAAGAAGAGTGTCCTTATTACTATCAGCTTCACAATGCATTAATAATGCACAGATAACATAGAAAAGCAAGTCCAGAAAGCAAGGCAAAACACATTGCATGGAAATCATTCAAGAATAAGCCTAAGACATAGAATAAACCAAGAAGATATCCACACAATTCATGAAAGGATTAGCCATAGACGTAGAGAAGGCCATAGATCATTTGCAACATATACATAAACGAATCTGCAATATTCTGAAGCACATTTTAGACTAAACTTCAAATTAGTTGAGTAAAGGAGCCTCACTCATGAGAGATCTACAATATATACAGTTCAAAAGGGAACAAAATACGGAAAGAATATGATTGCTTAACGGTATGGACATACGTCTAGTTATAGATTTACTAAACAAAGGGATTCCTGAAAGACTGAGAATAGGTTGAAATCTATCACCGGAATTACGTTACTATTCCCTCTAAACAATGGGGTCCATGTCTGAAACCCTAACTCATAGTGATTGCAACTCTTGGCAAGAAACAAGCTATGTAAGAGCCTTGACGAGCTAATAACTGGATCAACGTTAATGATCGTAGTGCACCACTTTCTACTTTATCTATGATAGAATGGAAGTCTACAGCAATGTGTTTCATGAGTAAAAGGATGTCGGGATCTGAACATGGATAATCAGTACCGGCATGGAAGTAAATGGCAATGGGTTTTCGTGAGTAACTGGAAGTTGGGATCTGCACGTGGATAATCAGTACCAACATGGTCGTGACATATAACCAGGAAGAGTGAACAATTGGATTCACGTTCGGGTAACAATCGTTGGAGCCAAACAATTTCAGTGATTGTGGAGACCAAGGTAGTCAGTTAAAATAGAGCACCTCAACACCTAGAAGTTCTCCTTAGCTTGTTGGAACTCCAAGAGATAGAATTGTACCTAGGACAATACCATAAGCACCAGTAAAGGTGCAATTGTCGGTGTTTCTGACCAGTCTGCATCAGAAAAGGAGAGAACGGTGACGGGAGACCAATCCCAAAGAAGTAGGCTGTGCTCACGTGTCTCACATAGGTATTGAAGTAAATGTTGATGGCAGATCGATATTCAGTTGTAGAACATTGAAGGAGACGAGAATATGTCGACAAAGAGAATATACAGGCTGATTTTCCTTTATAACAGAGAGAAACTTAGCATCATGAAGTATAGGACCCTCATTTGGAAACAATGGTGTATGGATGTCATTAGCATAAGCATTCTTGTTCTTTCAGAAGATCTGGAATGTGCTTTCATTGAGATATCAAGATTCTATTGGTAGGTTTGCTGTTTGCATGCAACAGGAAAGTTCACCATCTCTGATATCCTTGATGGACAACAGAAAGTTTAGAAATGAAGTCTTCAAGAAGAGTTGAATTCTTAACTGAAAAGGCGAAATCATCCACATACGATATAGACACAAGTTCAAGTGATTGTTTTGAGCAACCAGAAGATCCGTCAAAATTTATATTGAAGTGAAAAGAATTCTCTGAGTTTTGAATCGATAAATAATTGCATGATAAACCATTGACAGAGGAACAAAAAATGTTGAGTATATAATCGCTTAACATCATAGCTCAGTAACAAATATGAAATATCCTACAAAATAATGGCATAAATACAGACAAGTGAACGGAAGGACATCCTAAACATTATTCAAGACAGCTTCGACATATCAGCTAACGAATTTTTCTTAATATGACGAACCCTTTTATAAGACCAAGACTACAGGGTATAGAGAGACTTGGTGATTGAACATGTATACTATAGACAATAATGAAACGCAAAGCATAGAGAAAGAACAATAGAATACGTTAAATTACGACCAAATATATACAACCGAAATGATCCCTCAAGCACAAGGCACGAAGTACCAAACTTTACAGAAATCTTGTGGCAACTAAAAAAAAGGTAAATTCATGAGAAATCGAGTAGTCAGAGGAAAAAAGCAATCTGTATCAGCGGAAAGTGCAAtcgttaataaaaaaagaagCACCTCATCATGGGGATAGAGCAGGTTAGAAAAAGAAGAAACGCAATGCGTATCCTGACGCCCGAATAGGGGCCGCGGGTGGCGGAACTGGGCCAGCACAGCCCTCGAAAATCTGGTCGTTATTCTGCTCATCGACATGATTTTCTCAATCTGAGATTTTAGGTTGGAAAGTAGAGGAAGTGTGCAAGGGTTTAAGGGGAATGAGACCTCGCCTGTGCAGCTTGtggagaaagaaagaaaatgaatttgagtttttattttattttattttatatattatttttcaaaattattgaaacgaaaacaaaaaaattaatattttgacaaTAGTATCttttggtgtcaaaatgcgacacgacccgtcaacccgacacgacccaacacaaaaaaaatcaggttcgggtttgggtttttcgggttcggattAGTGCCAGGTTGCACGAGTTTCGGGTTGGGtcacgggttgacccgaaatttttttttttaaaatattacctatatttttatatattgtatgtttgaacaaaatttattgtatatttatatgataaaatttcatcatttaatatttattttgtatattttttatttttttaacaattgtttatttgatttagtcaatatacttttaattttctacaattaaactttcaaatttaaatcaaaaattttgttattatatgtttaaattaaaatattattttttttttcgaattttttgcattaatttttttaaaaaaaattcgggttaggcgggttgagtcgggttagacgagttcgtgttcgggttgggggttttcgggttgaaaaaaaaaatcacggaTTAACCCGACCcaccgacccgattgacacccctatctTTATTCCTATTGGATTATATAATCTATTAATTTCGAGTTGAATATAAaagttgtatttttaaaaaaaaattaaataaattcagttttttgaagtgtttttattttaaaaaatagaagttttgatatttagataaatattgaaaaactcttttgatttttatttttaaaaagaagcAAAACATAAACTCAAAAGCCAGAAATTCTAATTTCTAAAAATCTgttacattattattttttaaaaaaataatctttttagAATTTGGTGTGTCTTTTTGACATCAAActaaatttacatatataatcttcattgtatcattttattgattttattttcctgaaattttgaaattatattttgaataatttattattttaaaatttctttatagatataaaaaaaattatacaacagAAACAAGTACTAGTTTTAAGTTATATAGCTTACCAACTAATGGTGGAGTGATGTATTTGTTGATTCTTTCATATGAAAGTTTCGATCTTTGAATCATATTCTATGCTTgaattcaaagaaaataaaaataaaaaagcaatAAAGAAGAAGGAGAGACTTGCTTTTAAATTCCTAACAATATAGTTAAATATGTGTTCAGTATGTCAAACCTAGGGATGACAATTTCCAccgaacccgttggaggatccgatacccgacccgaatagaagagggtatggagggatttttagacccgattaaataattggataaTCGGGTGtggggattttcgggttcgggtatggaggcggatttgatataatccgacccaaatccgacccgaatacccgtttaaattaatatatataaatatatatatatatgtgtaaatatatatattaattatatttatttatattaaagattcgtCAATCGATCCACTGATTTTCggagttttcaatacatataatcataaatttgaaaattaaagaaaacgatgctttgtatattaaaagagaagaaaatatataaaacttcattatatatatatatacttattataaagcgtgaataatttttcttattgttcatttaaataattttttaaatattcataacttaattgaaacaatttaaatttgaaaaaattcaattgtatatgataattgggtatttgggtagggtatgggtatccgataatccgatgggtatggggatgaagatgaaattcaatacccgatgggtatggaGATGGGTAcggggatgaatttaataaatgggtatggggatggataTATGAAATCCGactcataccctacccattgccatccctagtcAAACCTAAACTTTTTTTGCAATCTCTGATTCACACAAAAATGTCTATAACTA harbors:
- the LOC140963765 gene encoding grpE protein homolog 2, mitochondrial-like; this translates as MSMSRITTRFSRAVLAQFRHPRPLFGRQDTHCVSSFSNLLYPHDEVGRGRISLLHHSALNSSAFQWFGFSSSSSPQVNEETARSGSEVENKTERGDVPDHSDVSVSAEKTESDLENDLSRDDLMKILVEKEQLLVTKQEEIEKMKDKVLRTFAEMENVKDRTKREAENAKKFAIQNFAKSLLDVADNLGRASSAAKESYTKIDASTDTAGAVQQLKILLDGVEMTEKQLTEVFKKFGLEKYDPINEEFDPNRHSAVFQVPDASKPAGHVAVVLKAGYMLHDRVIRPAEVGVTVAMNNE